Within Halopelagius longus, the genomic segment CTCGCCCGTGTTCGGAGAATTCTCACTCGGATACTTGCATTTACGCGTCGATATTCGGGCTCGGCGTCGGCGGCGCTCGCCTCGACGCCGCATCGGGGCGGGGAGTCCGCGGTGCGAATCCTCGTCGGACCGACACTCGCGTTTTCCGAGGCGACGACCATCCTGCCCCGATAATCGAGTCGTTTAACAGGGCTCCCGGCGGTAGATTCGACCGATAATGCCGAGCGGAGAATACGACCCGGAGGCCGTCGAGGCGAAGTGGCAGGATAGGTGGGTCGACGAGGACACGTACGCGTACCGCGGCGAGTCGGTAGACCCGAACACCGCCTTCTCCATCGACTCGCCGCCGCCGACGGTGTCCGGGAGCCTGCACTGGGGCCACGTCTACGGCTTCACCCTGCAGGACTTCGTCGCGCGGTTCAACCGCATGCGCGGGAACGACGTGTTCTTCCCGTTCGGATACGACGACAACGGCATCGCCTCGGAGCGTCTCACCGAGGACGAACTCGACGTTCGACACCAAGACTACGAGCGTCGGGAGTTCCAGGAGATGTGCCGGGAGGTTTGCCAGGAGTACGAGGCCGAGTTCACGGAGAAGATGCAGAACCTCGGCATCTCCATCGACTGGGACGAGACGTACCAGACCATCTCGCCCGAAGTCCAGCGCATCTCGCAACTCTCGTTCATCGACCTCTACGACCAAGGCCGGGAGTACCGCCAGCGCGCGCCCGCCATCTGGTGTCCCGAGTGCGAGACGGCCATCTCGCAGGTCGAAACCGAGGACGACGAACGGGACAGCCACTTCCACGACATCGAGTTCGGCGTGAAAGGCTCCGAGGAGTCGTTCGTCATCTCCACGACGCGCCCGGAACTGCTCCCCGCCTGCGTCGCCGTCTTCGTCCACCCCGACGACGACGAGAACCAGTACCTCGTCGACGAGACGGCCGAGATTCCGCTGTTCGGGCAGGAAGTGCCCGTCATCGCCGACGAACGGGTGGACATGGAGACGGGGTCCGGCATCGTCATGTGCTGTACCTTCGGCGACCAGACGGACATCGAGTGGTACCAAGCCCACGACTTGGACCTCCGCATCGCCATCGACGAGTCCGGCACGCTGACCGAGGTTGCCGGCGAGTACGAGGGCCTCTCCTCGGACGAGGCCCGCGAGGCCATCGTCGAGGACTTAGACGAGGCGGGTGCGCTTCTGGACCGGTGGGCCATCAGCCACACGGTGAACGTCCACGAACGCTGCGGGACGGCCGTCGAGTTCCTCGTCAAAGACCAGTGGTACATCGAACTGCTCGATAAGACCGACGAGTACCTCGAAGCCGGCCGGCAGATGGACTGGTACCCCGAGAAGATGTTCACGCGGTACAAAAACTGGATCGAGGGGCTCCAGTGGGACTGGTCCATCTCCCGACAGCGCTCTTCGGGCATCCCGTTCCCCGTCTGGTACTGCGGCGACTGCGAACACGTCGTCGTCGCCGACCGCGAGGACCTGCCGGTCGACCCCCTCTCCGACGACCCGCCGGTCGATACGTGTCCGGAGTGCGGCCACGACGAGTTCGTCCCCGAGGACGACGTGTTCGACACGTGGGCCACCTCCTCGCTCACCCCCCTCATCAACGCCGGGTGGGACTGGAACGGCGAGGAGATGGAGATAGAACGGGAGGAACTGTATCCGTTCGACGTCCGCCCGCAGGGTCACGACATCATCTCCTTTTGGCTGTTCCACACCGTCGTCAAGTGCTACGAGCACACCGGCGAGGTGCCGTTCGACAGCGTGATGATAAACGGGATGGTGCTCGACGAGAACCGCGAGAAGATGTCGAAATCGAAGGGGAACATCGTCGCCCCCGACGAAGTCGTCTCGAAGTACCCCGTCGACGCCGCGCGCTACTGGGCCGCCGGGAGCGCAGTCGGCGACGACCTGCCGTACTCCGAGAAGGGTCTCCGCGCCGGCGAGAAACTCCTGCGGAAGCTGTGGAACGCCTCCAAGTTGGTCGAGAGCCTCACCGACGAGGCCCCCGAGGAGTTCGACCACGGCGACCTGCGGGAGATAGACCGCTGGATGCTCGCCTCCCTCGACAGGGAAATCGAGTTCGTCACCGAGAAGCTGGAGAACCGGGAGTTCTCGAAGGCCCGCGACCGGGTCCGGAGCTTCTTCTGGCACACGTTCTGCGACGACTACCTCGAAATCGCGAAACAGCGAGTCCGCGACGGCGGCGACGCCTCCGCGGCGTACACGCTCCGGACGGCGCACCGCCGATTCGTGAAGCTGTTCGCGCCCATCCTCGCGCACGCCGCCGAGGAACTGTGGCGCGACATGTACGACGCCGAGTCGAGCGTCCACCGCGCCTCGTGGCCCGAACCGCTCGGACTCGACGCCGACGTGGCGGCGGGCGAGACGGCGATGGACGTCGTCGGCGCGCTTCGGAAGTACAAGAGCGACAACCAACTGTCGATGAACGCCGGCCTCGACACCGTGGAGGTGTACGGCGACGTCGCCGGCTTCGAGGAGGACATCCGCCGCGTGATGCACGTCGAGACGCTGGAGGCGTTCGACGACC encodes:
- a CDS encoding valine--tRNA ligase; amino-acid sequence: MPSGEYDPEAVEAKWQDRWVDEDTYAYRGESVDPNTAFSIDSPPPTVSGSLHWGHVYGFTLQDFVARFNRMRGNDVFFPFGYDDNGIASERLTEDELDVRHQDYERREFQEMCREVCQEYEAEFTEKMQNLGISIDWDETYQTISPEVQRISQLSFIDLYDQGREYRQRAPAIWCPECETAISQVETEDDERDSHFHDIEFGVKGSEESFVISTTRPELLPACVAVFVHPDDDENQYLVDETAEIPLFGQEVPVIADERVDMETGSGIVMCCTFGDQTDIEWYQAHDLDLRIAIDESGTLTEVAGEYEGLSSDEAREAIVEDLDEAGALLDRWAISHTVNVHERCGTAVEFLVKDQWYIELLDKTDEYLEAGRQMDWYPEKMFTRYKNWIEGLQWDWSISRQRSSGIPFPVWYCGDCEHVVVADREDLPVDPLSDDPPVDTCPECGHDEFVPEDDVFDTWATSSLTPLINAGWDWNGEEMEIEREELYPFDVRPQGHDIISFWLFHTVVKCYEHTGEVPFDSVMINGMVLDENREKMSKSKGNIVAPDEVVSKYPVDAARYWAAGSAVGDDLPYSEKGLRAGEKLLRKLWNASKLVESLTDEAPEEFDHGDLREIDRWMLASLDREIEFVTEKLENREFSKARDRVRSFFWHTFCDDYLEIAKQRVRDGGDASAAYTLRTAHRRFVKLFAPILAHAAEELWRDMYDAESSVHRASWPEPLGLDADVAAGETAMDVVGALRKYKSDNQLSMNAGLDTVEVYGDVAGFEEDIRRVMHVETLEAFDDRPDIESVVTGVDLDYSLVGPEFGSQVSDIESAIAEGDYEVEDGTLRAAGVELDDEMFEVNEERRYSGEGEMVEAGETPVVVRN